From the Pungitius pungitius chromosome 6, fPunPun2.1, whole genome shotgun sequence genome, one window contains:
- the sntb2 gene encoding beta-2-syntrophin, whose translation MAVWTRADKNGQLDLLLRDRWIRVAAELTRERLTLTAEAEATGPGGNQWDYNNSSAGLRNGMSNGNEPGTSPGNPGRGPYSGPDQLQTQNQGGRGRSGSPGRGGVSRSQNDGNYGPNSPGKYPNNCTNSEFGSPGSSYGSPGSSFGSRQGDVPVSLDGSSEAVRKVRVVKQESGGLGISIKGGRENRMPILISKIFPGLAADQSRALRVGDAILSVNGNDLREATHDLAVQALKKAGKEVTLEVKYIREVSPLFKKPSLVADLPWDGARAQSPSYSGSEDSGSPKHCGASSKDRKVMSLKMCFICRNLTMPDLENRLLELHSPDGQHTVVLRCKDGATANSWFTAVHTNIAALLPHTLAHINAYLGASSPAPTHPHLQHIGWLAEQVQLEGGRQQYKPVVMALTEKDILLFESVPWSRESWSVPLLTHPLLATRLVHSRGARAQGVDMVFVTRTGTGRGIESHIFRVETQWDLSTWTRALVQGAHAAAELIKEVSIGCTLNRQDVRLTLHYERGFTVTREPADPPGGAVLYRYPYEKLRMSADDGIRNLYLDFGGPEGEMVFDLHSGPKPVVFVLHSFLSAKLTRMGLLT comes from the exons ATGGCAGTTTGGACCCGAGCGGACAAAAACGGCCAACTGGACCTTCTGCTGCGCGACCGCTGGATCCGAGTGGCCGCCGAACTCACCCGAGAAAGGCTGACTTTAACGGCCGAGGCGGAGGCGACGGGACCGGGGGGAAATCAATGGGACTACAACAACTCCTCGGCGGGCCTGCGAAATGGCATGTCGAACGGAAACGAGCCGGGAACGAGTCCAGGGAACCCCGGTCGTGGTCCGTACTCGGGTCCAGATCAACTCCAGACCCAGAACCAAGGGGGCAGGGGGCGCAGTGGCAGCCCGGGGCGCGGGGGTGTCAGTCGGTCTCAAAACGACGGCAACTACGGTCCTAACAGCCCCGGGAAGTACCCGAATAACTGCACGAACTCTGAATTTGGAAGCCCCGGATCCAGCTACGGTAGTCCCGGGTCCAGCTTCGGCTCGAGGCAGGGCGACGTTCCGGTCAGCCTGGACGGCTCCTCGGAGGCTGTGCGGAAAGTCCGAGTGGTGAAACAGGAGTCCGGAGGGCTCGGGATCAGCATCAAAGGTGGGCGCGAGAACCGGATGCCGATCCTCATCTCCAAGATCTTCCCGGGGCTCGCCGCCGACCAGAGCCGGGCTCTTCGGGTGGGCGACGCGATCCTGTCGGTGAACGGGAACGACCTGCGGGAGGCGACGCACGACCTGGCGGTCCAGGCGCTTAAGAAGGCGGGGAAAGAAGTAACGCTGGAGG TCAAGTACATCCGCGAGGTTTCTCCGCTCTTCAAGAAGCCGTCCCTGGTGGCTGACCTGCCGTGGGACGGCGCCCGCGCCCAGTCGCCTAGCTACAGTGGCAGCGAGGACTCCGGGTCGCCCAAACACTGTGGCGCCTCCTCCAAGGACAGGAAAGTCATGAGCCTGAAGATGTGCTTCATCTGCAGGAACCTCACCATGCCCGATCTGGAGAACAG ACTTTTGGAGCTGCACTCCCCGGACGGCCAGCACACGGTGGTTCTGCGCTGCAAAGACGGCGCCACCGCCAACTCGTGGTTCACCGCCGTCCACACCAACATAGCCGCCCTGCTGCCGCACACACTGGCTCACATCAACGCCTACCTGGGGGCCTCGTCGCCGGCCCCCACgcacccccatctccaacacaTCGGCTGGCTGGCCGAACAG GTGCAGCTGGAAGGCGGTCGGCAGCAGTACAAGCCAGTGGTGATGGCGCTGACGGAGAAGGACATTCTGCTCTTTGAATCGGTGCCGTGGAGCAGAGAGTCCTGGTCCGTCCCTCTGCTCACACACCCGCTGCTGGCCACCAG ACTGGTCCATTCCCGCGGTGCCCGGGCCCAGGGTGTGGACATGGTGTTCGTCACTCGGACGGGCACCGGCCGCGGCATCGAGTCCCACATTTTCCGAGTGGAGACCCAGTGGGATCTGTCCACGTGGACGCGGGCCCTCGTGCAGGGGGCGCACGCCGCCGCTGAGCTCATCAAAGAAGTCtccattg gtTGCACGTTGAATCGGCAGGACGTCCGGCTCACGCTGCACTACGAGAGGGGCTTCACGGTGACCAGGGAGCCGGCGGACCCCCCCGGGGGCGCTGTGCTCTACAGATACCCCTACGAGAAGCTCAGGATGTCCGCCGACGATGGGATACGCAACCTGTACCTGGACTTCGGGGGTCCCGAGGGAGAGATG GTGTTCGACCTCCACTCGGGGCCCAAGCCGGTCGTGTTCGTCCTCCACTCCTTCCTGTCAGCCAAGCTCACCCGAATGGGCCTTCTGACGTGA